The following proteins come from a genomic window of Purpureocillium takamizusanense chromosome 13, complete sequence:
- a CDS encoding uncharacterized protein (COG:S~TransMembrane:2 (i202-220o240-261i)~EggNog:ENOG503P7IK), translated as MEMQKPRRGAHRKSRRGCTACKARHVKCDEQGPPCANCTIRNVECIYIPTPRRDQSPTWVIESYNSNSRSHSSSNSLSPVRRPPATISPLSLSSSESSNRLLELELMHRWSVRTWQGMYSLPTCQSFLQEDLPRQGLRHGFILDGIMALAAVDASLQASSSSSSGDRSTARRYRRAALEYCNKASAAFRVALNMQTITRDTLYLLATFGCMAGYFNLIIWDDDGGGGGGRSAQTSMLDRVHASFVMFVGCAHTAALNWQWFFDSPTSARVAAEEYYPRLEFMELIDPQTKTAINRLSTVNRLVRLPLPPPDDAGELDGDSSEEKKRQRQRQGPLSYDVWSYRIAVGQTKYAFAEQAVGRIKGFLISVPCMCGPEVIEGLRTREPVAMFVLMYWGVLLDACAADPWLWWAAGRTGRDVVEAASAVLVRSPEMFALEDVREGITWARGRVGLDPLVPVVRELVDEPLPVVALTHMQT; from the exons ATGGAGATGCAGAagccgcggcgcggagcgCACAGAAAGTCAAGACGGGGATGCACGGCATGCAAAGCCCGGCACGTCAAG TGCGACGAGCAAGGCCCTCCCTGCGCCAACTGCACCATCCGCAACGTCGAATGCATCTATATCCCCACGCCGAGGCGCGACCAGTCGCCCACCTGGGTCATCGAATCCTACAACTCCAACTCTCGTTCCCACTCCTCGTCCAACAGCCTCAGCCCCgtgcgtcgcccgcccgcgaccaTCTCGCCGCTgtccctctcctcctccgagTCCAGCaaccgcctcctcgagctcgagctcatGCACCGCTGGTCCGTCCGCACGTGGCAGGGCATGTACAGCCTGCCCACCTGCCAGTCCTTTCTCCAGGAGGACCTGCCGCGCCAGGGACTGCGGCACGGCTTTatcctcgacggcatcatggccctggcggcggtcgaTGCCTCGCTGCAGgcttcctcatcatcgtcgtcgggagaccgctcgacggcgcgacggtacaggcgcgcggcgctcgagtaCTGCAACAAGGCGAGCGCCGCGTTCCGCGTCGCGTTGAACATGCAGACCATCACGCGTGATACGCTGTACCTGCTCGCGACGTTTGGCTGCATGGCGGGCTACTTTAACCTCATCAtctgggacgacgacggcggcggaggcggggggcggTCCGCGCAGACGAGCATGCTGGACCGCGTGCACGCCTCGTTCGTCATGTTCGTCGGCTGCGCGCACACGGCGGCCCTCAACTGGCAGTGGTTCTTCGACAGCccgacgtcggcgcgcgtcgccgcggagGAGTACTACCCGCGGCTCGAGTTCATGGAGCTCATCGACCCGCAGACCAAGACGGCCATCAACCGCCTCTCGACGGTGAACCGGCTCGTGCGgctaccgctgccgccaccggaCGACGCGGGGGAGCTGGATGGCGACTCGTCGGAGGAGAAgaaacggcagcggcagcggcaaggcccGTTATCATACGACGTGTGGTCATaccgcatcgccgtcggACAGACCAAGTACGCCTTCGCAGAGCAGGCCGTAGGACGCATCAAGGGCTTCCTCATCAGCGTGCCGTGCATGTGCGGGCCCGAGGtcatcgagggcctgcgcacgcgcgagcccgtcgccatgTTCGTGCTCATGTACTGGggcgtgctgctcgacgcgtGCGCCGCGGACCCGTGGCTGTggtgggcggccgggcggacggggcgggacgtggtcgaggcggcgtcggcggtgctggtgcgGTCGCCGGAGATGTttgcgctcgaggacgtgcgCGAGGGCATCACGTGGGCAAGGGGGCGCGTCGGGCTGGACCCGTTGGTGCCGGTTGTGCGAGAGTTGGTTGACGAGCCGTTGCCTGTCGTGGCCTTGACGCACATGCAGACGTGA
- a CDS encoding uncharacterized protein (EggNog:ENOG503PE2Y~SECRETED:SignalP(1-21~SECRETED:cutsite=AAA-NP~SECRETED:prob=0.6211)): protein MVKRCHLLLPLAVATTSLAAANPLLGTRAPCGEGPDKICYGVSGGEPQQLDPDDIQYVADYLRYIGDQNTGAGKFWSMPKAVDCAEWSLPVPDAGTVLALAKHIKARVSSSILYKDLAATIDGGVGASDAQKKAALAGCGANGGQLGAKANTTNPLYDTDEYKKSGAKPEGIIIKLVRAPNTS, encoded by the coding sequence ATGGTCAAGCGTtgccacctcctcctccctcttgccgttgccaccaccagcctcgcTGCGGCCAACCCCCTGCTGGGCACGCGCGCCCcctgcggcgagggcccCGACAAGATCTGCTACGGCGtctccggcggcgagccgcagcagctcgacccGGACGACATCCAGTACGTGGCCGACTACCTGCGCTACATCGGGGATCAGAacacgggcgcgggcaagtTCTGGAGCATGCCCAAGGCCGTCGACTGCGCCGAGTGGTCCCTGCCCGTGCCCGACGCGGGCACCGTCTTGGCCCTGGCCAAGCACATCAAGGCGCGCGTCAGCTCGAGCATCCTGTACAAGGACCTGGCCGCCACcattgacggcggcgtgggcgcctCCGACGcgcagaagaaggcggcgctggcgggctgcggcgccaacggcggaCAGCTCGGCGCCAAGGCTAACACGACCAACCCGCTGTACGACACGGATGAATACAAGAAGAGCGGTGCCAAGCCCGAGGGTATCATCATTAAGCTCGTCAGGGCGCCGAACACGTCCTAG
- a CDS encoding uncharacterized protein (COG:S~EggNog:ENOG503PARD): protein MPHPSYEALWASSGVQLNLEAERLYWILQDPIEDSIFVMDRANDPAGPRQPGFLPGTTTTTTTTTTTTTSAPGGGEGGGGSGGSPNLHAVAHASLCDPPVSSITVRVDELQDAADSWEDEHNYASGDDPEGPCRCCGLRPPPYDKKLTVVARGGGGDEEAGGFVTVGDYVAAVHPWLMSLRSYFLQINSGGREPWPEDTKLMVSFPCPDDVAVEKESTWMSSQRIRVVGRQRRAEEAQWSSGQ, encoded by the coding sequence aTGCCGCACCCCTCCTACGAGGCCCTCTGGGCGAGCTCGGGTGTCCAGCTGAACCTCGAGGCAGAACGGCTCTACTGGATCCTCCAAGACCCCATAGAGGACTCCATCTTCGTCATGGATCGTGCCAACGACCCCGCGGGGCCTCGCCAGCCCGGCTTCCTgcccggcaccaccaccaccaccaccaccaccaccaccaccaccaccagcgcacctggcggaggcgagggcggcggcggcagcggcggcagccccaACCTGCATGCCGTCGCGCACGCCTCGCTATGCGACCCCCCGGTCTCGTCCATCACggtgcgcgtcgacgagctacaggacgccgccgactcgtGGGAGGACGAGCACAACTacgcctcgggcgacgaccccgagggcccgtgccgctgctgcggcctccgcccgcccccgtACGACAAGAAGCTCACGGtcgtggcgcgcggcggcggcggcgacgaggaggccggtGGGTTCGTCACGGTCGGCGACTACGTCGCTGCTGTGCACCCGTGGCTCATGAGCCTCCGGAGCTATTTCCTGCAGATCAACTCGGGTGGCAGGGAGCCGTGGCCCGAGGACACCAAGCTCATGGTCAGCTTCCCGTGCCCGGACGACGTGGCGGTCGAGAAGGAGAGCACTTGGATGTCGTCCCAGAGGATTCGCGTCGTGGGCCGCCAGAGGCGTGCAGAGGAGGCTCAGTGGTCTTCTGGGCAATGA
- a CDS encoding uncharacterized protein (EggNog:ENOG503PAN7~SECRETED:SignalP(1-32~SECRETED:cutsite=AAA-KG~SECRETED:prob=0.4732)), with protein sequence MKASPLRLPALIVGLAYIQLLGLSALVPPAAAKGQCKPYEWVRPGSGSTLDMVDEASAAADDDGDDSPPKAGEVNCRQNATSPADVNYYTCKQMADDHDIDVETFFLINPALKRDCSDIQPKTKYCVSGFIEPLRAYDGKCGPPNRNATCLGTPKQCCNSETFTCGDDYDVDCAPGICWEGACPGDKTWSTDGTCGEEHGYWLCAGKWGDCCNLDGKCGTGAAFCGADVCQFGNCTNKPDDTPGTGGGGGSLPWQMGNTTDGSCGGPKAYTCDVTYGNCCNRDGRCGSLPQDCGDGCQPLFGKCDTQAK encoded by the exons ATGAAGgcctcccccctccgcctcccggCCCTTATTGTCGGTCTCGCTTACATCCAACTGCTCGGCCTGTCCGCCTTGgtgccgccagcagccgccaagGGTCAGTGCAAGCCGTACGAGTGGGTCCGTCCGGGCAGCGGCTCGACGCTCGACATGGTCGACGaagcatcagcagcagcagatgacgatggcgatgactCCCCACccaaggccggcgaggtcaaCTGTCGACAAAACGCCACCTCACCTGCCGACGTCAACTACTACACGTGCAAGCAGATGGCGGACGACCACGACATTGACGTCGAGACATTTTTTCTCATTAACCCGGCGCTCAAGAGGGACTGCAGTGACATTCAGCCCAAGACAAAGTACTGCGTGAGCGGCT TTATCGAGCCCTTGAGAGCCTACGACGGCAAATGCGGTCCCCCCAACCGCAACGCGACCTGTCTCGGCACGCCGAAGCAGTGCTGCAACTCGGAGACGTTTACCTGCGGCGACGACTACGA CGTCGACTGCGCCCCGGGCATCTGCTGGGAGGGCGCCTGCCCCGGCGACAAGACCTGGAGCACCGACGGCACCTGCGGCGAGGAGCACGGCTACTGGCTGTGCGCCGGGAAATGGGGCGACTGCTGcaacctcgacggcaagtgcggcacgggcgccgcGTTCTGCGGCGCGGACGTCTGCCAGTTCGGCAACTGCACCAACAAGCCGGACGACACTCccggcacgggcggcggcggaggaagCCTCCCGTGGCAGATGGGCAACACGACGGACgggagctgcggcgggcccAAGGCCTACACGTGCGACGTTACCTATGGGAACTGTTGCAACAGGGACGGGCGCTGCGGATCGCTGCCCCAGGACTGCGGCGATGGGTGCCAGCCTCTGTTTGGCAAGTGTGACACGCAGGCCAAGTGA